A stretch of DNA from Oryzomicrobium terrae:
TGCGACGAAGGCCGAGGCCGCGCACGGTAGCGCGGTGCGACTGCTTGGTACCGATCAGGCTCTTTACGAGCGTGACCTTGATTTTATTGTCAGCCATGACTTACCCCAGAATCTCTTCAACGGATTTGCCACGCTTAGCAGCGATCACGGACGGCGTATTCATCGACAGCAGGCCGTTGATCGTTGCGCGGACAATGTTGTAA
This window harbors:
- the rpmD gene encoding 50S ribosomal protein L30, whose amino-acid sequence is MADNKIKVTLVKSLIGTKQSHRATVRGLGLRRINHTVEVIDTPANRGMINKVSYLLKYEG